The Nicotiana sylvestris chromosome 6, ASM39365v2, whole genome shotgun sequence genomic sequence gcatcacacatgagctcaaaaggcaagcgtCAATCCGGTGCGGTAATAATAAGAGAAGTAGTTAACTTGAACTTAAGCAATTCGAATGTTTCATACAATCTTCATTGAAATGGACCTTTGCATCTTTCTCCAAAAGTTTACACAAAGGGTTTACCACCTTGTAATAGTCCTTGATGAATCGACGATAGAACCCCGCATGACCCAAGAAGCTCCTCACTCCCTTCACGGATGTAGGAGGATGGAGTTTGGATATCACCTCAATTTTGGCTTGGTCAACCTCAAtaccatgttttgaaattttttggcTGAGGATAATGCCTTCCTCGATCATGAGGTGACATTTTTCCCATTTCAACACCAAATTAGTCTCCACACATCTAGCCAAGACCTTATCCAAATTGTTCAAACACTGATCAAACGAATTCCCTACCACGGAAAattcatccatgaagacctcaaaaatatcctccaccatgtcgatGAATATAGCTATCATACATCGTTGAAAAGTCGTcggtgcattacataacccaaatggcatccttgaaaacaaaaaattaccataaggacatgtgaaagtgttcttctcttggtcctcaggAGAACTAAGAATCTGATTGTAGCCGGAGTATCCATCAAGGAATCAATAAAAAGTACGTTCggccaacctatcaagcatttgatcaagaaATGGAAGCGGAAAATGATATTTCCGAGTGTATTTTTTGAGTTTCCTATAGTCCATGCTCACTCTCCACCTGGTAATGGTTCTTGTAGGTATTAATTCATTCTTGTCATTTATTACCACagtcatgccccctttctttgggacatATTGCACTGGAGAGGTCCacgagctatcagaaatggggtaaacaaccccggcatccaaccacttgattatctcttacttcaccacctcttgcattgcttcatttagcctcctttgatgttcaacgaAGGGTTTGGCACCCTCATCCAAAATAAtattatgcatgcaaaaggcaggGCTTATGCCCCAGATATCCGCCAAAGTCCATCCGATTTCCACTTTTTTCTTTTGTAGCACTTCCAATGTGgaatctacctgcatgttagttaaagtagaggaaagaataaccggtaaagttgTAGAAGGGCCAaaaaattcatacctgagatgcgAAGGCAATTGCTTTAACTCCAATAcgggaggctcctcgattgagggctttgttggagaAGTCTTCaggttctcaagatccaaagatagctttcGGGGCTCATACAGCCCCATGCCTTGCAATGCATTTACACACTCCACATAGCCATCACTCTCTTCGTCATCATCAAGGTTGAGCAAAATGGCTTTCTTCAACGTTTATTGTGGCACTATCATCATCAACAATCACATCCGTCACCAAATCCACGAACGAACAAACTTCATTAAAAATTCAGTTGCcacattgatttgcacacatgtaAGACCacctttttcatcacccactcaGAAAGTGAGCTCACTGACTTCCACATCAATaagagccttccccgtagcaaggaaaggtctataAAAAAtgataggaacctcatagtccacttcacaatcaaggATCACAAAGTCCGCCAGGAGGATGAACTTCTCAACTcgaaccaacacatcatcaataatacccaaaggcCTCTTCTTTGTTCGATCCGCCATTTTCAACCAcatggatgtgggtcttggttgcccaaatccaaagttttgaacaccgagtagggcatcaagttgatactcgcCTAAGATCACATAATTCTTTGGCAAAGTCGGCACTCCCAATAGTATATAGAATCGTGAAAGCGCCTGGATCTTCCAACTTCGGAGCCAATGTGTGCACaatagcactcacttgatgagttaTCTTGATGGTTTCACAATTCATCGATCTTTTCTTGGTTACCAAatccttcatgaattttgcatatccCAGCATTTTTTCCAATGCTTCAACCAACGGCACATTTATggacaaactcttcatcatatcaataaaaaTTTTGAGTTGGTTCTCATTATTTTTCTTTGCAAGACTTTGAGGGTATAGAGGAGATGGCCTTGGCATTGGTGCATTAGCCTTTGGCAGTACCAGTTCCGGCCTGTCAATCTCGTTTTCCTTAGACGGGTTCACTTCTTCTTGTATCTCCTTCACACTTTCATctatatcaattctcacttctttATTAGCTTGAACCACATTGCTTGGGATTTCATCTTCATGAAccacaacatcttcatccacaatccttctttgatttgaggtgttTACATCTCCATCTTTTCCACTTCTATTAGTCACGGCCATAGCGTGTTCCATATTATTCccactgataactagggattttaacgtgtttcatgctccttcttgcttatgctttcattataaattgttacaaaatagtcccaaaaggttcataagttgtgcttgattgcaggtttgatcgacaaagtgacgaaatatcaaagatcggctccaaagaagtgaaacctgctcaagtgtcaaagaCAAGGCAATCTGAGAGCAAAAAAGGCCTAGTGCGGCTgcattcgactttgtgcggtctgcactaggtggttcagagagttggcaaAAATGGGCTTCAGGTAACGCAGCCGCAGTACACATTTCAcagtccgcggtgaaggctctgCGGCCGCACTATCATTATGTGTGGTCTATGGAAGAGAGATTCAGATAGGTGAAATTTGCCATGGTTCAAGTTGCGCGGTCCGCAGTCAtacttgtgcggaccacactagagATCTCCGCGGCTgtggtccattctacgcggtccgtggagcccaagttcagagagcccagaattgaagtccaagagcctagcgcggtcgcggtccattttatgtggcccgcgctgaccccgcaggggtatttttgtccagttttttcagcctagtataaatagaacattttgccatttttaggtcatcagttttTTCCAGAACGTAGTCGCGCTCGTGAGAAGCTATTGTGTAGCCATTTTTTGGCATCTTA encodes the following:
- the LOC138870531 gene encoding uncharacterized protein encodes the protein MAVTNRSGKDGDVNTSNQRRIVDEDVVVHEDEIPSNVVQANKEVRIDIDESVKEIQEEVNPSKENEIDRPELVLPKANAPMPRPSPLYPQSLAKKNNENQLKIFIDMMKSLSINVPLVEALEKMLGYAKFMKDLVTKKRSMNCETIKITHQVSAIVHTLAPKLEDPGAFTILYTIGSADFAKELCDLRRVST